The Larimichthys crocea isolate SSNF chromosome X, L_crocea_2.0, whole genome shotgun sequence genome segment taattaaccAAAAATAAGTGCTTAATAATAAGTGAAACATAAGTGGAAGATATAGATAAGTAATGGAAACACAGCACATCAGGTAAGTCCTACATCAAACCAAATAAATCACTGCAGGAAGAGTTTTATATGGAGTTGCAAGATTGTGGTTGTAAATTTGAACAATTTGTTTGATTGTTGACACAAAGTTTAATCATTCATATATAGTCTATTTTGGGATAAAGGTTTACACATTAGCCCCACATCAGACCAATACTGGCTAAAACCTTTCTCTGAAACACCTTTTACTCTGACTCTGAGGTAGATCCATTACAACTCATGTCTTCTCTGAAAACTGTGACAGTTTAGGTCACTACAGAGGTCCTACCTCAcctcacaacacaaaaaaaacatccaaccATAAAAATCATGGCTATCATGGCTACAACGATGTATATACTTATAAAACTCACACAACCCAGTTGTTAATCCCAGGCTGAGCCCTTCTGTCAGTTACATTAAACTATTTACAAAGTTTACGcaacaaaaatatgatatgTCAGTCACATATCAATTCATAGGACAAAATCAATACATCAACCTCTCTCTGAATAAATGATTTGAAGATTTGTacacataatataaatatataaaatattgatatatgatataattaTGTAACATGGcagtggcagtagctcagtctatAGGGACTTGGCTGGGTCAAGTTCATCATGGGCCACAGTATGGAGCGTGGACTCTCGTCTAGTGCTCTTCAGCTCCTGCTTCCTTAGTGTTGCTACttggctgcccatcactccaccatcctTCCACATTTGCAACAGCCCTTTTGGTGTGTATATGGTTGTATTTATTGTGACCTATATATGTAAACTTGAgtgaattttttaaatcttttacttCTTCAACCAAGTCGATCATATAAACAGAGAAACCTCAACACTTCAAGcattaatgaatgaatcacGATTGATGGCAAGGCTCGACTTGAGATTCAACTTCACATcctaaaaaaaagcagcagccaaacattgttttcattataaTTCTGATTTCTGTGTTATCAATTAATCAatacattgttttgtctttaaaatgttatgtCCAACAAACTGTCCAAAACACCAAATATATTCAGTCTACTGtcatatatgacaaagaaaaagcagcaaatcctcacatttgagaagcagGAACTAGAGAACATTCGGCATGActatttttgcttgaaaaatgactcaagTGATTAATCACTTATCAAAATAGTTCCCAATTAAATTTCAGTCAGTTGactaattatttcagctttatGTAGTTGTAATGGCACTTATCTGATccttgatttaaaatgatttctctAGAAATAAACTTTGAAAACCATTAGATGGGATTTATATACTGGAGGTGACACTCCAGACAtcattggctttttttttttttttgtgattcatTACCGCAGACAACGCGTCACCTTTTCACATGCcaacagaaaaatgttccaCCAGAATGATTTGGGCACATGTTCagtgttcattattttgaatgcAAATGAATTGCAATTGGAAGATGACTCACCAAACACTCAAGGGTTCCAGAAGTGGCTTGTGATATTTGAGGGAcctgaatttgaatgaaggatTGTTATTCTAACAGGAGCCCGTCGACCAGtgcttcttcctctcccctcgGATTTGATAGAATCTAAAATAAAGCAGAATCGGATGGCGTGTGCACTAATGAGCCACAGCATTCGAACAGTTTGGCTGCCTATCCCTCGATACTTTACCAATGCATATTCTCAAAATTAGCCATGAACTTGGCCTGTAACTGTCAGTTTGATGCTAAAATCTCCtttctgcacattttaataGGACTGAccctcctgtctgtctatctgcctgtctcttcctccccctcctcttcccatGCCATACCATGCCATGCCGGACTAAATTTACACTTCACAAGAGGTACTGTATGTCTCCTTTGAGAGACCTCATtccatttattttctcacagtGCTGTTGGACAGGAATGCAGACTGAGGGATTGCGTATGCTGCTGTCTATATATAAAGCAGAATGCATGGTGCGCAAACAGCACCAGCTGTTAGTGTACTTCCTCTTCAGTAGTAGAGTGATATCAGTTCTCAATTCCCTACAGGTGTACACCACGACACCTTAAAATAGTcatgtttgtcatattttgcaTTGCTAGGATATTTGAAATACTGTGAGGATCAGTCCAAATATGTtcaataaatgtttataattaatttaaaaaatgttttatctcttttaaTAATGATGTTAATGCTGTGTCAAAGCCTTTTTCACACTACCAGTTTGTAATTAATATGGCTAAATAGTAATCCTTTAAAGGAGCACTCCACtgattttagaaataaaataacccTGATAATGTCATAATGATATCATCAGGGACAGTCTGTGTTACTAAACTGGAGGTGTATGGTTTCAAACAATTTGAATGTCTGGGAAGGGATGATGGGCTGATAAAAGATGCTATCCAGTTgtattatgggaaatgtaggatcaaGTGTTTCTAGAGCtaaaccaagcggcaacctcctCCGTGGCTagaaaatgaagccaatgtggaagtgctaaaaactgtaattccttgagaGGCtacttgagacaggctgcagaaatgAGTCAATTCCCATAAGGTGACCCACGtttttgcagatatttagattaacctGGAGGCGGATAAAGCaatacatccaacatggcggtggccagcatcaaatatttcaaaacaacgCTTCGgaaacttgtgggtgacatcactcatgctctgtccattcttcataccccttcaatttaattttttatgatCTAATATTTAGTAATATAACCCACCCAAAAGTAACCCATCGTACCCATCAAAGCCATCATCtactttttgtgtgtaaaattgCAATCAGTAAAACctcaaaaacaacagcaatgacACAACTTAAGTGTCCCTgatttcacctcctctcctgATTTGTCAGGtcaggacagaggaggaggtttagAGGTAAAGGATGTCAGCTTGTCTcatctagtgtgtgtgtgctgtttctAAGAATAAAATCTAGCATTTTGGGGAATTAGGCAACAATATGATGATTCATTCCCTTCTGTAGTAagtacataataataacagatgGAGTGGTGTATGAGGGGGCACAGCACTGTGTACCCTTCCCCTTGTTGCATCGGTTTGTGAAATAATTACTCACCAAACTGTTATCTGAATCTAATCTCAGACAAGCTGAAAATTTCATTGACGTATCCCTGCAACTCTGCTtctcagtgacacacacatacacacacaaagtcaattTACCACTGCCTGCCTCTGTACTATCTATCACTCAGACTCGGCATGTGTGCTGAGGCGTGACAACACTCATTCggtctctctttttttgacaAAACCCCAAgagatttattaaaaatacCATAGTGCAcgaatctgtttttttttttgttttttgttgtcttttacaCAACAAGAAGCGGATCTAGGTGAAGCGTTGACAACAATTTGTTGCATGCAGTGATTAGGGCCCAGAGGCGTGTATGcatatttgagtgtgtgtgtgtgtgtgtgtgtgtgtgtgtgtgtgtgtgtgtgtgtgtgtgtgtgtgtgtgtgtgtttgagacaaCATAAGAACAAAAGAGCAGGATTGAGAAAatgcaagagagaaagaaagaagtacTTTTGTTGAGGGAGAGAAGATGTGCATATTTAatatcacagacagacagaaaatcttTCCCCAGTGTGCATACATCTCCCTCCCGCAGTCTGAGACAAGAATGAGTGACAAGAATGAGTCCGAGACTAGAATGAATACGAGTGAATACAAAAGAAACGAGAGCAGAGAAGCGAACACATCTGGTGTAATGTCAGCTATCAATTTTACGTAAACCCCAAAACTGATAAAGGATTTCGCACAGCACATCGCAAAATCTCATGGACAAATCAGAATGAAAATCCCAAAAGGGCTGTCTTATAGATTTCCAACCTCAGTTCAGCAGGTATTAGAGTGAGGATGAATTCACCCAGTTAGATAACAGAGATTTTCTTCTCTGTTCCTGAAGGTGTCAGGTAGTCAGGAGTTTGAAGAGGGCAAACTGTGTGGCCAGAAGGTCACAGGAGGATATACGTTGACtgtgctctttttttgttggttcACTGGTGTCCACTTACATGGTGACTGAGTACTTAAAGGTTTCCAGACTGGTTGTCTCTGTACTTTGACCTCTTAGTACGAATTAATGTGAAGGGGGAGTTTGAGTAAAACAGTCAAATCTGACTTACATTTTCTTATAACTTACATCAGTGTAGTAAGCAAGCAAGgcacctgtaacagcacccacttgtcaatcaaagcggccacactgttaactatgcataactttaagccttaatataacaggtgagtttaaaaaaaagtctctgtacagttgtcatgaatggggaaattagttatagagaccaaaacagttttttgtaccaggctgtaaacatgtttatttctgctgtgaaatttaattagtttaatatgggggcttatggagactgactcacttctggagccagcctcaagtggtcgcttgaggaactgcagttttgaattggtttcacttcaccGTCACAGAGGTTCCCGCTTGCTTGTTTTATGTAATCTAATCTGAACAGCAACAAATCAGTTTGTACCTTGTAAATCGTTGCAGgtaaacaatataaatgttataaatggGACCACAGACGAGAATCGTAAGATATAGTCAGCTATTTCAAATCCACAGTGGTAAATTCACAGGGGTGAGCCAACATAATACAGCAGCCGTGCAAAAATGTTATGTGTGGTAGtagtttctgttatttttaattgttgAAAGTTAAACCTGATGCTACGTTGTGATTACTGTGAATGCCCATTGTCTTTTGTGAACAGTAGCTTTCTACAGGATGCAAAACTAGGGGAGCTGGCATAGATTCAAATCCTCTGGGACCAAAGATTTAGCCCTCAACAATGTTCCACACAACATTTGGCAGAACACGAGCCAAGAGCTACGGGGGGAAGCTGACATCAGCAACATGCACCATCAGAGATTAGTCACGACAGCCAGCCAGCGGTCCCCTGTCCCTCCATGTTGCTCCATGTCCCCCCAGCTGAAGAATCAGGAAGGGACGGTTATGATGGACACCTGTCGCAGCTCATCTGTCAGAAGAGTTCATACACCatacgctgtgtgtgtgtgtgtgtgtgtgtgtgtgtgtgtgtgtgtgtgtgtgtgtgtgtgtgcgtgtggaaacatagttatgttTAAGACAGAGGCCCACAGGGAGTGAGAAGTAAAAATGAGTGCCCAACATGGAACAGCTGCTAAATGGGGCTCTGCAGAGGAGCAAGGAGTACACAGGGCTTAATGGAGCTACAGATTGCTCCGTGGCAACACTGTCCATCATTTTCAGTGGCAGCTTTCTCTGGGCTCTGACATATTCCATTGATGTTATATCCTACATTGTAAATATTAGTCAGGTTAAGAGTGCAAGTATACAAAACTCTGCTTCCAGAGGGCCTGTTGTTAGAAATAATTCTGCAGGATGAAAATACTTTAGAaagcaataaacacacacacaacatgtcatTTATTACAGCAAAAAATCAACATAAGCCTCTTTAAACCCCCGATCCACTGTTCATCTGCTCTTTCTGTCATGTTATTCACTTGTATTTACTTGATAATTAACAACAGTTGGCACATTGTCTGAAAGTAAAtctctcagacacacagtgaCGTTTTCTGTGGTCTTAGACAGATTTGGATACAAGAGCAGCCAACTGGTGTTGGATTCAGTTCTGCTTTACGTATGTGGCATAGTGGCTTCTCGAGGACTTAATATAATACATCTATAGCACTCACAGATGTGACAGGGGAATACATTGATCCTGGATTAGAGAGATGAGATACACTGAGGTGACCAAAGCAGAGAGGGGTGAAcgatggagaggagaaaaagtggctgactggtgtgatgtgcatgAGAGaagtggagagagggagggtgaaaAGAGACAAATCTTCACcaagagaaaagggaggaggacaTTGAGAGACCGGTAAGGCTAAATTGTGGCCAtgtgtcttcctctgttttatTCTTGTGGAACAAGAAGATAAAAGTAAAGTCAGGGAGGACTTAGGCCTTTCTTCTGCTCTGTCTAGTAAGATAATTGAGGAGTGGTCAAAAAGATCTGTGATGAATATCTGTTGGATTATACACTCAGATTGACGGGACATTGTGTCGTGAACTGGTTCTGGTGATGGAGATGACAGAGAAGAGATGATAAAAAGGATGGGAGCAAATACAAGATGCACAAACTGTAGACCACATTTGAGAATTACTTAAAATATGATTACTCAGTTGTGTATTAACCTTCAATGGAGTCATTCACAACCTGAATAACAACCATACAGAATTGCATCCTCAGGTTTAAGGGAACTTTTTTGGGTGTAACCCAAACAATATAGTGCATTATTTAAAGGCACAATCTCAGAAAGGCAGGAGCAATGTTATTCAATCATTTTATTCATGTGACATACAGataaaagaaaaccaaagacaaaaagacaaatttcattgtattaaagaatatttttgaactttgttttttattttatcatgtaaaatgtatatttaaagtaGCATTATTTGATTTGGCTACTTAGGGGCAACACAAAAAGCTATAAATACAACATAGACATATTACTTCCTAACAAAttgttgcctatttacacatccagcagaaaTAGAGCAACATTTGGAGTTAAGTCCAATATTCGCCCTCTTTTAGCTtggtttttggtctccaccagctccagagGGAAATGTCTGCctctttaactgctaaatgctcaTCCATGTACCctactttgtctgtctgctctttggtgctgagcaggtagtgtacagttgGTTGCTTACAgccttttcactgaaaacagctgtgagAGTGAATTAAAGCAGCAAAGTTGTGGCttataaaaccaaaactgcAATGAGCTgtaagatgctaaaatgctctgtaAAGCTGAGAGGAACAGCAGAGCTGTGGTTGCATCACTATGAGCAAAACCTTTcacatacatttcatttcatccattgtgaacataaaaatattgattatatcAGTTTAAAGTCCATGTATGACCATGTATCAATCccatagcaacaacaacaataacaacaataactgtCTCAAAAACCAGCTAACCAGACAGATCATCTGATTGACAGTGTAAATCTATTAATGGAAAGTAAAGGATGATGggtttttttacatttgaccTGTTGTATGAGGACAAATTGGTACACACTGACCTTGTTCAAATTATGCAATCATGaatattgtgtgttttcaaacgTGGCAGCTCAAACAGCAGGTCATGCTAACAGTGCAGTCAGATGAAATTAGCTCTACTTTTTCATCATAGACCTAAGGAAGCATTTTATAGAGAGGTTTTGAAGACACCATCCTCTTATAAATGCTGTCTCACAGCTTCAATATGAGTGCAGACAGCTCGCGTTTATTTTTGGCAGCCTGGGTAATGTGCGTCGATCTCTGGTGTGGGGTTTGCAGATGACAGGGATGCCACGGATGCCAATGCCAGATTTACTATTTATATTCAAGACTTTAATGTATTATTTGAGCCGAAATACAAGCAgcaagtaagtgtgtgtgtgtgtgtgtatgtgtgtgttttatgctgCCGGTCAAGAATGTAGTCTCGGTTTATGAGGATTTGGCAGGATAGGCCCTGGCTGCTTGGGTGAGGCTGGCTGTTGTCCGAAATCTCTCAGAGGGCAGCGGGGGTGAGTTAAAGAGATGGGGTGTCAACTTCACTGGGGTGTGGCAGAGGGGCCGTAGTGGTAAAATTCCTTGTTCACATTCCACAGTCCTTCACATTGAATTTGCCATGTCTTGGTGTCTCAGCAGCTGACCACGAGCAGCACCAGTGGTGTCCTGGGCCTGGGATCTTTGAATCCATCTGTCCCCctcattattttctgtctctttgcatatcaaataaatgcacaaacaaagGCGTAAACAGTGAGGCAGTTTAGTAACTTAAACCTGTTAAGCCAGTGATGAGAAATATGCTTCCTTTTGCTGCTACACTCGTGAATTACTGTGCATATGTGAGGAGACAAATCGTATCCTCTGGGAGTAGATCAAGTCGGCCACGTACAGTCCAAAGTTGACGGAGGAGAACACTGCCACCACGACCTTACTGTCCCACGGACACTTCCCCTGTGGGCATGACGACGGTCTCAATGGAGAaccatattttgtgtcaaagcAGAACACTGGCCACACCACCGATGCACTCAGGTAGAGCAGAACTTCCAGGAGGGTGCACACCACCACAAAGCGGTCAAAGGACATGCAGCGCACAGCCTTGGTCCTTCCACACACAGTCATTATGACTACCACTACAGTCAGAACAAAGCAGAAAGCATAGACGACAACACAGTAGATTGTGGCAACATAATGGGAATACTCGCTCCTGTTGGCCAGAGCTCCAAAGATGATGCAGGCCACAAAGCCTTGAACGACTTTGAGGAGGCCAGAGACGGTGGCCATGTAGCCCACCACAGCCTGGCCTGGCCTGGCTCGGCACAAGGCCACTTCAGCCGCGTAGGCAAGAGTACCCAGGATGGAGCAGACGGTCACAGCGATGCGGAAATTTCGGACATCACAGCCGGCGTAGGGGCACTCAGATTGGACAAAGAACAGTGGGTAGACTACAGAGGCTGTCACATACCTGCAGGGCAAGACAGAAAATCATGAGTGTACATATGATGTTATTAAACCACTTCAGAAAAGATGTAGATGATAAAGTTATATGAATACAGACACTGACTGAAATTCCTTTTATAAtctttaattaatcatttggGAGCAGCACAATAGGCTGTCAACACAATACCAATGTATTATCATCTTGTGTTTATATGGTGAAGTCGTTAactaacatgtttacagcagagAAGGAGCAACGTTATCATTCACCTGATTAATTTAAGTCTAATATTCATTCAccttcagctctgtttttggtctccactaaTCTCTCATCTCTGAgggaaaatatctggctctcctgttgctaaatgctccactatgttcaatATAGCCATGTCCAACAAATTTGAGGTATGCAGCTaaagaagaaaaccaaaacaacgagctgaaagatgGTAAAACACTCCTTTAAAGTGTGCTACAAAATTAGGTGATAAAATTCTCTGTTGGTTCATAACTACAAACAACTCTTTTCACCTCAGACTAACATGTCATTGTCAATATAAAACGTTTATTATATAGCAGCTTTTTTTAATGGGCAAAACCAGAGTGTTTTCACCTTTTAAAGGTGTGTATGTGGACAACTGATGAAAATATGGTTATGATAGCTTTTTACCACAGCAGACAgtttgacaaaacaacacaaaacaatgtttttggaAACCTTTATAACCTAACCTTGGTgctacacagtaaaaaaaaaaaaagttatttactTAGAGGTTCAGTTAGGTCAGTGTCTAATGATTAATGTCTCAAAGAAGCAGTCTATTTGAATTGCTGGATAGATTGTTAAAATATGCAGTAATGGAGGTGTTGATTGATCATTTCTAGGTACATCCTGTGGCTGTACACTTGTATTGTACTTGCATCACTAACCCAACTAAAGATCTGATCATGTGACTTACATGAGCGTCGCAAAGGCAGCACATGTGACCGTGAGGTTCTCCCAGGATATGGGCAGGCAGCTGTAGAGACGAGTAGCATCCAGGAAAAATACCACAACTGTCATGGCGAAGCAGAAGCACCACGCCGCCATACAGAACACACCTTGAGAACCGCTGAAGCCGGCGCTGTGGGTTACCATCGCTATCACAGCACAGCCCATAGCTAACTGGCAGAGGCGGGCAGCACCCAGAGGCGAGCAGAGGGCCCTCATGTTGAGGTATGGACCAGCCTGTGAATCCATAACTGTTGTGACTGCAGGAGAGGCCAGGAAATAAATATTCTACAGTGAGATCTTCCTTCAGGGCCTCAAAGAGATTCTGGATGCACAATAGAGGATGATGTGgagtttaaagtctatccagTTCAAAGTTGTAAGCCTGAGGTCAGGTCCAGCCTGGAGTCTTTCTCATGCCAGCGTTGTGATGATGTCTGTCgaagaaaagcaaaaagaataaaacagtgtcatacattaaaagaaataatacatCTTAAATCTTATCCCTGTGTGCCGTTCCTTCACTTCTCTCATGAagcagcctctctctgtctgtaccCACTTTCACTTTCCCCTCCTTCAGATGAAGTCACAACACTGTTATGTTTCTGAAAAGCACCGCTGCCTCCAGTCAGAGCTTCTTTACTgacaaactgtgtctgtgtttttctgttcacaCAGTGTTGAACCTTACATCGTCCTTGATGAACATATGTCAGGATATCTAGATGCTCAGGCATTTTAAGGTGCTATTGTTGGGCTCTGGGTGTCGGTGTATTATTCTGTCACCACCCCTGCAGGGTCCCGTCTTTATGCAGCGCTTACAGACTTAGTCGGGACTTTCTGAAACTCTATTTCTGTGTTGATGAATCAGAGCATTTCACAGGCCTAACGTCTGACAAACATAAGGGAAATCACTTTTTTAGATCTTCTAGAAGAGTTCAAGCTGCCCAGgctggcacacacactcacctttcTGCTGAGAGATCACATTGACTCATAAATCACAAATATCCAGACTCAGCACTGTGCACCCAGCCATGCCGGAAAGATGGGTTGAAATACTGCAGTTGTATTTTGATAGTTTGGTGAGTAAGTTATTTTATCTGTCATCAGAACCTGTAGATCCTGTAAGTCCAGGAAGTCCAGCAGCCAAGCCGAGTCTTCTGGGAAATAGCTGCTACAAAGTCCAGTCCTTCATCTGAAATGGTCCGGCCCAGACCCAGAATCTCCTGGTGAACCCTCGGATCAGATTATCCATATATGTTTGGGTACGGTTTGTTATCTGCTGCTTCACACGCTCATGGTGTAAATCCATGTGGCCACAGGAGTGAAAGACACCATCAGTGCTGCTCAAATATCAACTCTCATCTTCACACACTGTTCCTCTCACACTTTCTCCTTCCTCACTGTCCCTTGCTGAGCTGCTGTGAGGAGGGGTTGCTGCCGGTCAGCCAGACCAGAATGGAAGTTATTTAGGGTTGGGCCATCACCACATGAGTGTTGGAgggatgtgtatgtgtggatggGCGTGGAGTCGGGGCATGCAGACACATTACAGACCCTGTGGAATGAGGTGAAATAACTGACCCCGTGATGTCAGGACATGCACAGATCAGGATCAATACATGACAGTCAGGTCACCTTAATTAAATCATGTAGCCAGGAGTGTCCTTTTATCATCACTTTGTCAACGTTTTTAGGTTTTTGTGTTGCTGGAGGATATCGGCATCTATACTGTTACCTCCTCATACTGGATAAAGAAGATTCTCCCTCTGTAACCAACACAAGAGCTGATGCTTCATGCACAAGCAGAGTTCCAAAGtattacattaataaataatgtacaCATGATGAAATTAATATGATTTTCCACATAGCTGCTAACTGCGTCTGTCTGCTAAATtacaagcggcaacctctgtgaccgtgaagtgaagccaatgcagaagtgccaaaaattgcagttcctcaaacagccacttgaggctggctacaaattgagtcagtctccataagcccacatgttgaaatgtcaaacttcacagcagtgtGGTGCAAAAGACTgttttccctgttcatgacaactgtactgactccaaatttttatataactcatctgtttaaatcacattaagacttaaagttatgtcATTTTGATTGACAACAGGTGCCGTTACAGAttgcttattagagcacccaggcataATTTGGCGTTCACCAATGATTTACGTCCGATTTTTGGAatagccaggaggcagaagaggcaggcttaccaacatggtggcagccagagccaccacacttcgaaacgtctcttcagaaacctatgggtgacatcatgcatatgctgtccattctttcaGTGGCTGATTGGTGCTGGCCAGGTAGAGTACAGTGATTTATTCAGAGCTTTTTCACTAAAAACAGCCGCCTGCTGCAACTGAAGCCGCGGTTGATAAAAGCGGAGTTGATGTAATGATCTAAAATAGACTAAAAGGCTCAGTAGAGCTGAGGAGAACTGCATGACTGTTtcttctctgtgggtttgttgcTACAAGCAGCACCTTccacattacacacagtcatttgatccattgttgatataaaaatattgattagtgcagctttaaaggtccaaacaaaaaaaaagtgtaataaatCCAAAAACATGAAGTCTGCAGGAGAGAGGATCAGAGTGTCCTGGGACAATGAACACACAGTATGTGTACTAATAACTGGAGTACTGGTGAACGCTCTGTCTTCATCTTAGCCCATTTATAGTATGATGGATAACATACTCCAAACGTATGGTTACATTTTGTGTTGGTTAATGTATTTTCCATCCTTTCAGTTAAACGCTATAtttagtagattaaaaaaatctgaatcatcCATCATGCTGAACACCATGTCTGCTTTTACTGTCACATGGTAATGAAGCTGTAATGAAGTACAGACTGATTCGAAAAGTCTGCACTCTGTTAACATGCAATAACACAAACATTGTGTAGCTTTCCTTTAATTTTGTAGAGGAATTAATGGAAACCAAAGGCTGTCTGAAATGTTGGACACTATGAAGAGCTTTGATAGGATACTGTGTGTATTAAATGAGACATCAAAACATGGCAGATGTAAAGAAATAACCCACATCAAAGCTAATCAATTCCACACATATCTTCAGCTGCATTCTTATAATTCATCacagaaatatctttttttatatattaactgATATCATCAATCACAGCCTCTGTTATAACTCATTCACCTTATGTATaatgttacagcagcacaacatTGAGTCCAACTATTTGAAACTGTCCTCTCATCTCATGATCACCGGCTACCGTGGAGAGCGTCTGCACTCCTCAGGTCTCTGTCCCCACCTGcaggcctgtgtgtctctgctccGCAGTGTATACCGATTTATCCAAAAATGTACATTAAAAATCATACTCTAATGttttaatgtatgtatatgtatatgtatatgtatgtaaataaatcatgtataaataaatgaggAAATGACATAAGTCATTTCTGATTAACCTTGTGTATACAACCTGTTTTGACGAGTCCATCTCTActcataacaaaaaaaatatatgaatgaataagtattatttattatctgcagGGATCATAAATAGAGATTTTCTGAAAAAGCCTTCAGTCTGTCACTGAAACTCTAAACACATGTAAAAGTGATTAATGATCAAAACATTAGAGACTGTTAAACTGCGAAACGAATTCACTGTGCAAGACTGAGAGCTCTGAACAGAttaaattcagctttttatttacatagtgTCAGATCATAGCAGAAGTTTGGTCTGATGTCAAACTGGCATTTAATCGGTGTCTGACCTGAAGCAGTTTC includes the following:
- the LOC104930268 gene encoding myeloid-associated differentiation marker-like protein 2; protein product: MDSQAGPYLNMRALCSPLGAARLCQLAMGCAVIAMVTHSAGFSGSQGVFCMAAWCFCFAMTVVVFFLDATRLYSCLPISWENLTVTCAAFATLMYVTASVVYPLFFVQSECPYAGCDVRNFRIAVTVCSILGTLAYAAEVALCRARPGQAVVGYMATVSGLLKVVQGFVACIIFGALANRSEYSHYVATIYCVVVYAFCFVLTVVVVIMTVCGRTKAVRCMSFDRFVVVCTLLEVLLYLSASVVWPVFCFDTKYGSPLRPSSCPQGKCPWDSKVVVAVFSSVNFGLYVADLIYSQRIRFVSSHMHSNSRV